The DNA region CGCGTCGTACTTGTCGCTGTTGAAGTCCCAAAGGACCTGGTCGCCTGCCTTGATGTTGTCGTAAAGGATGGTGCCGGTGTAGCCCGCGGTGTAGTTCGCGATGACCACGCTCAAGGTCTTGTTGCGGTCGGCATGGCTAGAAATGTCGAACGAGCAGGTTTCCGTCTTGCCTGCAGGCACGGTGCATTTCCCGTCGACTTCGGTCCAGGTCCACGCATCGGTCAATTTGAAGATTAAGTACAAATTAGCAGCGTCTGTCCCGTTGTTCGTCGCTTCGAACGTGAACGTACTGGCCTTGCTCAGGTCCCATGTCTTCTGGTATTCGATTTGCGCGTTGTCGCCGCCGTAGGTCACCGACATCTTGCCGTCGCCGCCTTCCTGGCTAATCGTGACGTCCTTGATCTTGATGCTCGCTTCTTCTGTTGCGGCGAGCGCCTTCATGGCGTCGAGCGCGGGGTCGATGGTGTAGGTGTAACCGCCGAACTGCGATTCGGTCTTGTCGCCGATATACTGCCAGGCGAGAGCGCCCGCATAGCCGCCGTCAAATGCCTTGCGGTAACATTCCTCGGTCGAAATCTGGGTCTTCGCCGCCATGCTTGTCACGTAGGTTTCGCCCTTCCAGCCGCTGGCCGGGAATTCACCGATAATCATCGGCTTGGAATCGTAGCCGTAGGTGGTCGCCATCTGGGCCGCGGTATTTACGAACGGAGAAACGGCGTCATTCTGGTAGTAGGGATAATAGTGCGTCTGGAAAAAGTCGAGCGTGCCCTTCGCTTCGCCGCCGGCTTGGACGAGCGCCGCGTCGTTCCAGTACTTTTGATACTGGATGTTCACGCTGCCGGTAGAAACGAGAAGTTCCGGGTTTGTCGCGTGGATGGCTGCTGCCACCTTGTTGGTGAACTTCTGGATTTTCGCAAGCGCCATCTTCTTGGTGGTCCAGCCGCTGCATTCGCTCGTCATGCCTTCGGGTTCATTGAAAACTTCCCAGCTCATGAGCGCCTTGTGGTTGCCGATTGCCTTCACGACGGGATTCAGCACGTTGTCGATGAACGCCTTGGTGCCCTCGTCTTCGAAGAGCAATTCGTTCGCGGTGATGTCGAGCTTTTCGCTGTAAAGTCCCCACTGGTTCGGTTCCATCAGGTTGTGGCTGAAAAGGCACATCGAGACCATCACGCCGTATTCCTCGGCGATGTCCAGGGCCTTCTTCATGTTGGCGACGGTATTGGCCTTGGGGCCGGTCACCAGGTGCGTCGTCTGGTCGATAGTCGGGCTCTGGCTCATGTTGTTGAAGAGCCACCAGCGGATAGCGTTGCCACCCGCGGCGCGCGTGCCTTCCACGGCCTTGCGCCAGGCGTTTTCGTTCAGCGGGGAATCGCCCACGTCGGAGTTGTAGTCGCTCCATGCGAGGTTCGTGCCCGAGAAGAAAATCTTCTTGCCGTTATAGAGCAAATCGGTTCCGCTCACGGTGAGTCCCGGGGCGGCGAAAGCGCTTCCGCCGAGCAGTGCGGCGGCAAGCAGGGTCTTGAAACTATTTTTCATGAAACATCCTCATTCAGTTTCCATGAAAAATAAATAAAAAGGGCGAAAATAGGAGATTTTCGCCCTTCTGGTGTTGACACAAATCACGAGATTTGTCCACACCCTTTGGAGGAGTTGTTTTAGCGCACGAGAACGGGTCTTGTCGCCGTAAATCCGGCAGTTTTCACGCGTACGATATAGCGGCCCTGCGGCATGTTTTCGAGGCTGAACGAGTTGCTGCCGGCCATGATTGTGCCGTTGTAGAGCGTGGCGATTCGCTTGCCGTTCATGCCGAATACGTCGACCGATACGTTGCCGGATTTTGCCGTCGTGAACGAGACGACGTTGCCGGAGACGCTGATCTTGCCGGAAGTGGCGACGGGCATGCGCTTGATGGCGGCGGGGGCGCCCGTTTCGTCGACGAGTTCAATCTTGCTCACGTGACCCTTGCTCTGGTTTGCAACCTTGAAGAGTTCCGTCTTCTTGTCGAATGCGGAAATCACCTTGCCGTTGTCCGCTACGAGGTCGTCAAAGATGACCGTCCCTTCGAAGCCCTCGGCGGCGACCATCAACGTTACGGAGAAGAGGTTGCCGAGGTCCATCGCGTGCTTTTCGCCGGCTTTGTCCTCGTATTCGGTGATGTCGAATTCGCAAGTCGAAGTCGCGCCGTCGTTGATCCAGCAGCCGGTGGAGGGGGACATTTCCCAGGTCCAGGCGTCATCTTCCATGCCGTTGCGCACGAAGGCGAGACCAACCCAGATGCCATTGTCTTTACCGCCCGAGCCATTGTTCGTAATCGTCAGCGAGACGCTTGTTGCACCGGTGAGGTTCGGCACCTTCTGGAGTTCGATGTTTGCGCCGCTGTCGTTCAGCGCCGTATAGGTCACGGCCATCATCAGGTTCTTGTAGTCTTCTTTGTTGGTCGTGTCTGCGCCGAACTTGGCGTTGGCGGTAGAAGTCGGGCAAACCTTCGTTGCGGCGGCAGCTTCGTTGTAGTTATCCCAGCCGGGCATTTCGTCGAGAGTGATGATGCGTTCGTCGGCGAGGTTCTTAAGCCATATCTCTTCGGAAGTCTGGCTGATGAAGCCTGAAGACCAGGAATCGTACCACGGCATCCACCAGCTCCAAGTGGCACCGTCTTCGTACATGTTGTCCACATCGGGAATCGGGCCGTTTTCGCTGAGGGAAATAAGCTTGTTGGTGCTGGCCTTGTTGGTAAGGTCGATAAAGGCCGCGCTGTTGCTCTGGTGATCGTTCGGATCGTTGTAGATGTCGACGCTCAACACGTCATAGTAGGTTTCGCCCGGAGTCCAGGACATCATGGAGGCGTCCTTCGGGTTGAAATCCCAAATGAGGTTGTTGACGCCGTTCTTGAACACCATGCGTTCGTAGAGCAACTGGTAGAGGGCCGCAAACTGCTTGCCGGTATGCGTGCTCCACCAGAACCAGCTACCACCGGATTCATGCAACGGGCGGAAGATGGCGGCGATGCCTTCTTTCTGGAGGCCGATGAAAATCTTGGAGACGGTGTCGATGTCGGCGACGAGAGCCTTGTAGGCGGTCGAAACGGTATCCCAGTTGGTCGTGCCGGTCATAAACGCTTCGGTGAAGTCAAATTCCGTGTAGGTCTCGTGTGCGCCTTTCACGTAGAATTCCACTTCGTCACCCGGACGCCAGTGCCACGTGAATGCCGGAATGCCGCCTTTTTTCCAGGTGGTCTTGGCGATATCGATGGCCTTTTCGGTGTACTGCTGGAACCAGGAATCGTCCTTGTTGGCACCGGTAGCGTTCATCAGGTCCACTCCGACGAGCGCCGGGTACTTGCCGGATTTCTGGTATACGACCTGAACGTCTTCGTGCTTGGTGAAGTCGCCCTTGGTGTAGGCGTCCATGTTGCCGGTCATCACGCCGGAAATGGTCTTCTTGCCAAAGTTGTTGACCAAGAAATTGTAAAGCTTGATTGCGGACGGGGTGGCGGTCTTTGTTACCGGGGCGTTGCAGATGTCGAACGCCTTCGCTTTGTAAGGCTTGACATCGATGTAGTCCACGTCGATCCAGCCCCAACTCTTGGTGATGCTGATGGTGTTCTTGCCTGCGGCGAGGCTCAGAACCGTTTCCACGTCGACGAACGTGTTCTTTTCTGTGACTTCGAAAGTAACCGCAGAGGAGGCGCTTCCGACAACGACGTTATTGATCTTGGATCCGCCATAGTTGTTCATGTAATGAATGACGATGGTGTACTGGCCGGCTTTGTCGACGGAGACATCGGAGAACGTGATTTCCCCGCTGTTCATCTTGACATATTTTCCGCCGGAGGCGGCGGCACTCGTGCCGAGAGAGGCTTCATCCGTGAAGGTGGCGTCTTCGGCTTCGTACTGCGCGGCGAAAGAGGTTGCCGCGACAAGTCCAAACATCATTGCGAATTTTGTGAATCTCATACACTCTCCTGTATTTTCTCAGAAAATAGGTTATATAATGGCGAATTCAAAGAAAAAAACGGCTGGCGCCGAACAAAACGTTGGGTGCTTCGCAACAAGAAAAATGCCGTTTTTAACGTGAAAACGGCGTTTTTGATAGAAAAAACTGAAAATTTGCAGTTGTTACTTCACTCGGAACTTGAATCCGAAAGTGAACGTTTTTTCTTCGCTAGGAGGGATGACGATGAGGCCGCGGTGATGGTTCAGCGCGTCGGGCTCGGATGTCATGGGCTCGATGGCGATGCTCATGCGGTCGGGCGGGGTGTACATTTGGATGGCGTTGTACTGCTCGTTACCGGCCTTTTGCCAGATGTCGAGGGCGAAGTGGTCGCTTTCGAGCTGTACGTGCGCTTCTCCGCTCTGGTCGGCGAGGCAGAAACAGTCGTTGATGAACTCGTCACCGATTTTGCGGCCGCCCACGAAGCGCGTGTCTTCCTTGAAGTTGCCGGTGGGGAGGTCGGCGCTGTCCAAGAGCGCGAGGTTCGTCTTGGGGAGCGTGAGGGTGAGCCCGTCGATTTTTTCGCCGAGCATAAAATACGGGTGCCAACCTTCGGAATACGGCATGTCTTTTTTGCCGGTGTTCTTGACGCTGGAGGTCATGGTGACGGTTTCGCCGGTAAAGACGATGGTGTTGGTTGCGCGGAAGGGGAACGGGAAACCCGCGAAGGCGCCGGGCCAGTCGCAGGTGAAAACTGCGGTGCAGCTTTCGCTATCGCTTTCGAAACTTTCGAATTTCCATTCCTGGTTCTGCAGGAATCCGTGCAGGGCGTGCGGGGCCCAGCTTACGTTATTGATTAGTTTGTATGTGCTGCCGTTCCAGGTGAATTGCGCATAGGCGGTGCGGCCGGGATACGGTGTGAGTCGGCAACCGGCATTCGTGTCGGGGCCCATCTTGAAAATGTCGTCGCCTTCGCGGTAGCCGAAGAGGAGGTCGAGGGGTTTGCTGCTCACGGGGACGCGCCAGGCGTT from Fibrobacter sp. includes:
- a CDS encoding cellulase family glycosylhydrolase, whose protein sequence is MKNSFKTLLAAALLGGSAFAAPGLTVSGTDLLYNGKKIFFSGTNLAWSDYNSDVGDSPLNENAWRKAVEGTRAAGGNAIRWWLFNNMSQSPTIDQTTHLVTGPKANTVANMKKALDIAEEYGVMVSMCLFSHNLMEPNQWGLYSEKLDITANELLFEDEGTKAFIDNVLNPVVKAIGNHKALMSWEVFNEPEGMTSECSGWTTKKMALAKIQKFTNKVAAAIHATNPELLVSTGSVNIQYQKYWNDAALVQAGGEAKGTLDFFQTHYYPYYQNDAVSPFVNTAAQMATTYGYDSKPMIIGEFPASGWKGETYVTSMAAKTQISTEECYRKAFDGGYAGALAWQYIGDKTESQFGGYTYTIDPALDAMKALAATEEASIKIKDVTISQEGGDGKMSVTYGGDNAQIEYQKTWDLSKASTFTFEATNNGTDAANLYLIFKLTDAWTWTEVDGKCTVPAGKTETCSFDISSHADRNKTLSVVIANYTAGYTGTILYDNIKAGDQVLWDFNSDKYDAFSRGFENTEEMIPEIKIVFDGNSHKIGNGAASIKASHSFKVTGSSVSLTTAKAGDVSVDVFGMNGKRIATLFRGTLAPGSYAFSLAQIPAGKYIVCAKYAGTTVTRPVMLK
- a CDS encoding glycosyl hydrolase — translated: MRFTKFAMMFGLVAATSFAAQYEAEDATFTDEASLGTSAAASGGKYVKMNSGEITFSDVSVDKAGQYTIVIHYMNNYGGSKINNVVVGSASSAVTFEVTEKNTFVDVETVLSLAAGKNTISITKSWGWIDVDYIDVKPYKAKAFDICNAPVTKTATPSAIKLYNFLVNNFGKKTISGVMTGNMDAYTKGDFTKHEDVQVVYQKSGKYPALVGVDLMNATGANKDDSWFQQYTEKAIDIAKTTWKKGGIPAFTWHWRPGDEVEFYVKGAHETYTEFDFTEAFMTGTTNWDTVSTAYKALVADIDTVSKIFIGLQKEGIAAIFRPLHESGGSWFWWSTHTGKQFAALYQLLYERMVFKNGVNNLIWDFNPKDASMMSWTPGETYYDVLSVDIYNDPNDHQSNSAAFIDLTNKASTNKLISLSENGPIPDVDNMYEDGATWSWWMPWYDSWSSGFISQTSEEIWLKNLADERIITLDEMPGWDNYNEAAAATKVCPTSTANAKFGADTTNKEDYKNLMMAVTYTALNDSGANIELQKVPNLTGATSVSLTITNNGSGGKDNGIWVGLAFVRNGMEDDAWTWEMSPSTGCWINDGATSTCEFDITEYEDKAGEKHAMDLGNLFSVTLMVAAEGFEGTVIFDDLVADNGKVISAFDKKTELFKVANQSKGHVSKIELVDETGAPAAIKRMPVATSGKISVSGNVVSFTTAKSGNVSVDVFGMNGKRIATLYNGTIMAGSNSFSLENMPQGRYIVRVKTAGFTATRPVLVR
- a CDS encoding aldose 1-epimerase gives rise to the protein MSNFSIISRPIGTVQNFVLRRNDGAEFEILSGYGGGLNAWRVPVSSKPLDLLFGYREGDDIFKMGPDTNAGCRLTPYPGRTAYAQFTWNGSTYKLINNVSWAPHALHGFLQNQEWKFESFESDSESCTAVFTCDWPGAFAGFPFPFRATNTIVFTGETVTMTSSVKNTGKKDMPYSEGWHPYFMLGEKIDGLTLTLPKTNLALLDSADLPTGNFKEDTRFVGGRKIGDEFINDCFCLADQSGEAHVQLESDHFALDIWQKAGNEQYNAIQMYTPPDRMSIAIEPMTSEPDALNHHRGLIVIPPSEEKTFTFGFKFRVK